The Litorilinea aerophila genome segment GTCCCCACTCGGCGAAGGCGATGCCCGGCACCCGGGTGCTGAGCTCTGCATTTTCCAGGGCCCGGCGGTTCTCGATCTTCAAGCCCAACAGGAGCTCCCCGTTGGGGTTGAGGGGCCAGACGTCGGCTCGATCCAGGTATTCGGCCACCGACACCCCCCAGATGGCCGCAGCGTGGCCCTGGCCGCCAGATCCCCGCCGGCCCTGGTCCAGCCCCTGCCCCACTCCGAGGGTGTGGAAGGGATAGCGGGCCGATTCCACGAAGACCTTCACCGCGGCGGGCGTCTCCGCATGGCAGAGCAGGATGCCGTGGACGCCCCGGGCCAGCACCTGTTTGACCATCCAGGCGTTGGCGCGCATGACATGTTCGTCCGTGCCGTCGGTGGGCAGGGTGACGATGACCGCGGGCGTGCGGTGGCCGCTGCGGGTGGGCCCGCCGTCCACCAGCCCCCGCATGAAGGCATCCAGCGCGCCCATGTCAAACGCGCCGTGTTCCAGCTCCACATT includes the following:
- a CDS encoding aldolase/citrate lyase family protein, with amino-acid sequence MPARINRVIELLEQGQPVYYTGVPEVSYEAGLAAVQTWADYLNVELEHGAFDMGALDAFMRGLVDGGPTRSGHRTPAVIVTLPTDGTDEHVMRANAWMVKQVLARGVHGILLCHAETPAAVKVFVESARYPFHTLGVGQGLDQGRRGSGGQGHAAAIWGVSVAEYLDRADVWPLNPNGELLLGLKIENRRALENAELSTRVPGIAFAEWGPGDMGMSFGWKDAHDPPYPPEMEAARARVKAACDAAGIAFLNGVTPENVVQMIDEGVKICSTRSREAADIGRRYTGRTLPV